Proteins encoded in a region of the Drosophila busckii strain San Diego stock center, stock number 13000-0081.31 chromosome 2L, ASM1175060v1, whole genome shotgun sequence genome:
- the LOC108600439 gene encoding uncharacterized protein LOC108600439 isoform X2 — protein MIFNASKSALLRTGRITSAVQYMNSFSAIQPFHTSAVSQAAPAPAPALPLPNNVDAAETTRFSPQRSRDISDNIMAMSFAPISMIDITTDNSLTASQEMQARSSSLQDPHVQSYDCFGAVSLNAVMQSNVPTPFGGMHKFSHLNMPGGQWSQEYKFTSQNMQASHYRALRESTRADWVSYDQNAIIAGGKGQQGALHATYIRTIRIQQALDVITAHKLMLAHQLKLLMRPRSRNSNRRQQQQLPKS, from the exons atgatatttaatgcaagcaaatCTGCGCTGCTGCGTACTGGACGTATAACTAGCGCTGTGCAATACATGAATAGTTTTTCGG CCATTCAACCCTTTCACACAAGCGCTGTGTCACAAGCCGCACCAGCCCCCGCACCAGCATTACCGCTACCCAACAATGTGGACGCCGCTGAGACAACGCGATTTTCTCCGCAACGCTCGCGTGATATTTCCGACAACATAATGGCCATGTCTTTTGCACCAATTTCAATGATTGACATTACGACGGACAACAGTTTGACGGCTTCACAGGAAATGCAGGCGAGGTCCTCGTCCTTGCAGGATCCTCATGTGCAGTCGTACGATTGCTTTGGCGCCGTCAGCTTGAATGCTGTGATGCAGAGTAATGTGCCCACTCCGTTTGGTGGCATGCACAAATTCTCGCATCTGAATATGCCGGGTGGACAGTGGTCACAGGAGTACAAGTTCACCTCGCAGAATATGCAAGCTTCGCATTATAGAGCGCTGCGCGAGAGCACACGTGCCGACTGGGTTAGCTATGATCAGAATGCCATTATTGCTGGTGGCAAGGGGCAGCAAG GGGCGCTGCATGCCACATATATACGCACTATACGCATTCAACAGGCACTCGACGTAATTACAGCACACAAACTAATGCTGGCGCaccagctgaagctgctgatGCGACCAAGAAGCAGGAACAGCAACaggcgccaacagcagcagctcccgAAAAGCTGA
- the LOC108600439 gene encoding uncharacterized protein LOC108600439 isoform X3, translating into MIFNASKSALLRTGRITSAVQYMNSFSAIQPFHTSAVSQAAPAPAPALPLPNNVDAAETTRFSPQRSRDISDNIMAMSFAPISMIDITTDNSLTASQEMQARSSSLQDPHVQSYDCFGAVSLNAVMQSNVPTPFGGMHKFSHLNMPGGQWSQEYKFTSQNMQASHYRALRESTRADWVSYDQNAIIAGGKGQQAE; encoded by the exons atgatatttaatgcaagcaaatCTGCGCTGCTGCGTACTGGACGTATAACTAGCGCTGTGCAATACATGAATAGTTTTTCGG CCATTCAACCCTTTCACACAAGCGCTGTGTCACAAGCCGCACCAGCCCCCGCACCAGCATTACCGCTACCCAACAATGTGGACGCCGCTGAGACAACGCGATTTTCTCCGCAACGCTCGCGTGATATTTCCGACAACATAATGGCCATGTCTTTTGCACCAATTTCAATGATTGACATTACGACGGACAACAGTTTGACGGCTTCACAGGAAATGCAGGCGAGGTCCTCGTCCTTGCAGGATCCTCATGTGCAGTCGTACGATTGCTTTGGCGCCGTCAGCTTGAATGCTGTGATGCAGAGTAATGTGCCCACTCCGTTTGGTGGCATGCACAAATTCTCGCATCTGAATATGCCGGGTGGACAGTGGTCACAGGAGTACAAGTTCACCTCGCAGAATATGCAAGCTTCGCATTATAGAGCGCTGCGCGAGAGCACACGTGCCGACTGGGTTAGCTATGATCAGAATGCCATTATTGCTGGTGGCAAGGGGCAGCAAG